A stretch of DNA from Besnoitia besnoiti strain Bb-Ger1 chromosome II, whole genome shotgun sequence:
GAAGACCCAAGACGCCGAAggggcgagcgaggctgcaggcgaggggTACAGGTCGACGACTCCACGTGCGCCGCCCCCTGAGGCGCCACCAGCGTCCAcctcctcgcccgtctcCCGCACGCACTCGCCACaagcgccgccctcctcgcgcgcctcgcccatGGGCGCTCTGCTCCCCGTCGCCCGTGAACCGTCTCCGCCACTGATGCTAAGCGTCACGTCGCTTCCCGCCTGGccccgcgcagcagacaggCAGCCTCGCTGGTGCCGGAGCccgtcgcgcagctcgccagcTTCGGCCGCCCCGTtccacgccgcgcgctgccgcgccagtccatccgcctccgcgcgtgcTTGCTCAGTTCGCGCCCCCCACCTCTCGCTGCTGGGGCCGAAGAGAGCAGGGCGGAAGAGCGAACCGAAAAACTCCTTAGCCGTCAGCGGCCGTTGACTCTCACCTGCCCCCCTTTCGAGCCGCCGGGCGCTGCTCGCactctgcgtgcgcctgcagcgaggcgaagccgtGAAGAAGACGCACGGGTCGCCGGGAGCGTCGGCGCTACGACGCCCATGCGTTCGCCCGGAAGACTCCCCCCAGAGAGCGCTCTCCGCatgcgacgcgccgcgcgaaggaaACGACGCACATTCTGAGGATGAGAGCGAGTGGCCGTCGACGTggtgcgccgcgtcgctgaaGCCGCCCGCCACGCAGACAGCCCCCGCCTcgtggcgacgcgcgcgcagagagtaCCCGGATGCTGCCTCCGACGAAAAGGCCTCTCGATACAAACtcagacgcgagcgcgcctgagaggaggaaagcgaagaagaccgaGACGACCCCGGGcccccgcgtcgcgcgcggccccgcgtgacgcagctcgcctgcgtcagGCCCTGCCGATGCAGCCACGctgaagagagaaggagccACAGCACCAGAGACAGCAAGATGAGGAGCTCGAAACTTGGGGATTGCGAGAAGAGTGAAAACCGCAGAAAAGGGCAAATGACGGAAAAAGGGACAGCGCTCCCTGTGCTCCACCTTGGCACAGCCATTTTAGCGCAGTTTTCTTCCGTGGTCCTTTTCGAGGCGTTGAAATCCTACCGGGCGCGCCTATCTACACGTATACGCCCTTTTAAAAAAACCTTTCCCCGAAAAAAAGTGTTCTTCAATTGGCGTGGAGTTTTTTAAACAGCGAAAAAGGCGGCGTCGAAAGACACGAAACGCGACCTGAAGCCGTCTACGTGCTGAGCTAAAAAAAAAATGTAAAGGGAGCCGGCGGCTTGTTAGGCTACACGAGAATGCGTCGAAAAGAAACCGGCTGAACGAAGAGAGCACCTCACATTCAGGGATATCTGGTTTTAATTGTAAACGGAAGACTGGTGTATCCACGCTGCCATCGGCCTTCATCTGTACAGAGACAGCAAGAAAAACATGCTTAATCGAATCGCCATGAGACCCCTTCTAGttttcgaaaaaaaaaaccacaCACCACCCAGCTACGCGTTACACGACCCGGAGGCCTTCTCGTTCTCTAGCCACTATATTTACCTGCCGTCACACTTCATGAGGATGGATTTCCCAACGTTCTGCTGTATTCCTCATTGTTGCCGGGCAGGGCGAGCTCTGCAGTCTGTATCGTCGGGTACTTGAACGTCAACTTCCCTCCTCATTtacgcatgcacatgcaaTCTCTGACACACATATGGTCAGCCGTCGAACGACACGGCACCTCTGGTGAATTTCCTGCCAAGAATCCTGTCCAGCGCTCACCAGGGTCTTCGTCAGAcaggccctcgccgtcgctgtcaTGCAGCTGGCGACCCTTCGCGATGACCTGCCGGAGGAACTGACGCGCAAGAGCGAACTGCGTCCACATGCTCTCCAAGTCCTGAAGACACACGAGCCGAAACACAGCGAAATGAAGCGCCGAAACGAAGGAAACAGCGAGCGATTGGAGCCGAGCGCGTGGCATGCTGCGGTGTATGGACGCTCCCTGAAGCGCGTGGGCGGCTCACTGAGCAGAATTGATACTCATCCGTGACACGCGGCAGCGCAACATGGGGGCTGGTTGTTGCCGCTATATGCGTTGCTAGCCGagacgagacgcagaaggaaaACACGACTTACTCCATGAGTATACGGGAAGACCTTCAGGACCTCCTCTTGATCGCCTCGGTACCGAACCTGAGAAAAAACCGGGGTAACTCAAAATCTCTGCATGCATCGCCGCCCGACAGTCATTTGCCTCGACACTCGAGGGAATCAGTCACACACCAGTCTGCACGGCGCGgactcccccccccacccccttCACCCGACAGGAAGGCATATCGCCGTTTTCCGTCGAGCGCCTGCTTGCTCACGAGTTTCGGCCCAGGCTGCATACCTTCCAGGCTCCCTGTTGGAAGTAGATCCCTCGGACTCCACTGAATGGTTTCTTCCCGACGTTGAATCTCTTCATTCGTCCGCCACGCGGTCGGGTGAGCGTCTTGAGGCCGTCAAGCTCATCGAagcgcgcgccagccgcgatATTCATTTCCCTTCTCTTTTGAACGAACGCGCTGAACCCCTCGACGTCCTCGAAAacgccgctcttcttccggttatcctcctcgccctcctgagTCGTCGCGACGCTGAAGACGCCCTCGCCCGAGGAACCCGAGCGGCACCGTGGCAAGGACTCTTGCTCTTGCGCAGGGGACGACGAGTTCGTATCGCGCTCActtctgtcgccttcgcctccccccACCACGCTGGCTTCTCGCGAACACCCCCCCGACGGAAGCTCCCCGAGGCCCTTGGCGTGAAGCCCAGCCGCACCTTCATcggtcgtcgccgtctggaAGCATCCGCCCGACCGCGAGCTGTCCAGCACGTAGTAGGTGGCCCGACCCGCGCTGCCGGAGGCCGCGTTCGCATCGCTCGACGCGGAGaccggagaaggcgccgccgccgccgcatgtCGCTGGTAGTCGCTGGTCGCGGGCAGGACCGCGGACGGCAACGGGCGCCCCCAGGGATCGAGAGAGAACCCCGAGAAGGGGTCTTCCAACTGGTTCAAAAGCGTGTTTGTTGAGTGGAGCAGGGGCAGCGGCACGCGaaacgaagacgcgcgcaggccgctgtCTGCCCCCGACAGCGGGAAAGCTGGGAAGGAGGACGCGCTCGCAGCCCTCAACTCCTGCAGCGTCTGAGAGAGGAGGTCAAAGGCGCGCTTCTCCAACGtcgacagcgaggccgcagccacgTCGGCCGCAAGCTCCACTGCGCCcaggagagggcgcggattgaaggccgacgaggcctcgccgcaggctgcgggcaccgaggcgaggaaggacgAGTCGCCGGCGTACGACGGGAGGGCATttggaggcggcgagaagactgTCGACGGGGCTTGAGCGGACGAGAGAAATGGATGGCAGTACATCCCCGGGACGGTCGCCTGGAACTGGCTccctggcgccggcgcataCGACCCCGAAAGGTTGGAGTAGCCATATGGCAGCGACGACCCTGAAGAGCCTTGAGGGGCGAAGGAGGGCAAAGCAGACGAAGGTGGCTGAGGCGCCGGGGAAGACTGCGCCGGCATTCCGAAACAGGAAGAAGGATGCCCAGAAAACACATTCTCCTCGCCCAGGCCGTACGGGAGCGGGAACGGGGGAAGAGGTCCGTCGGAGATGAACGGTGAAGGAAAGGCACAGAAGGACTGCTCGCCAGCGGGGGCCGGGGCTACGGGGGGTGCGGTTCCCATGCCCGCGACCGAGGAGGACGGGAAGGACCCGGCGTTCGTTCCCGCACACGTCGACGAAGAaaagggcgaaggcggcgaggacaGCTGAAAggtcctgcgcggcgagtcAGGCCGAGACGCCTCGCAGAACGACGGGTGCTGCGGCATGCAGCGCAGCGACTCGTCGGAAGACTGATGCGAGAAGGTTGGGTGCGCGGGGCCTGCGGCAGGAAGAGACGACgggagcggcgagggcgtcgagtgctgcgaaggcgtcgaTGAAGTACTGGGGCCAAACGAGGGCCCGGAGGACACTCCTGCCGGATGCGGAGGCGCAAATCTGTCGAACGCGTCCCTGGAGGTGTCGCCTGCCAGCACCTCTTGAGGAAGCGGTCCACGTCGATAGGCATCAAATCTCATCTCGTGTATTTGCCCCGTGTCCTCTCTGCACACATTCTCGCTGTcacgctctgcgccggctgcgcgctgcgcgtAGAAACCGCCAGGCGGATGGGGCTGAAAGCAAAAGTGATGAGCAGCAGAGGGTGCGATGTCCTCACCCCCGTCTCTCAGTTTCTCTCTGACGGACCCTACAGCTCCATGTCCGTGGTCCTCCTCCCGAAAGCCAAaccgtctctgcgcctcgtcctctcgcccacgcgcgccagacgcctgcAGATCAAACTCACGAGACGGCTGGGCGCTGGCAAAGCTCTGAAAAGCCCCGTGGCTattcgcgcgtcgccgctcctctTCCCAGGCGAGCTGCTGGCTAGGCGCGCAACCCGCAGCAGACATGGAGTCCGCTGACTCCCCGGAAGCTGCAGAGGGGTGGCCATGGCCGTCGCCGGGAGCGCCCTGTTGCGTCGGGTAGTAGGGCTGGGgggcctgctgcggccggAACTGCGGCGGATACGAAGGCAGCTGATGACAGTCGAACCAACCGTGCGGAGGCTGCATGTACCGCGAAGTCTGCATGTCGCTGtgggcgccctcgcctccccgcgcgccgccctgaaGGTGCTCCCAGTCGCGGGTCTCTGCCTCCCACCTCGTGttctgcgaggcgcaggggacGACGGGACCGGACTGCCCGCCCTGGCTGTCCACGTAAAACGGGTAGCTCGTCTGCGATGGCGGCTGGCCTCCGTTGCCGCCGCCAAAGAACTGCGCGTGAGCCTCCTCGCTGACCTGGCTAGGGGCCGCCTGCTGCCCCCCGATCGCCTGCCCTGCTGGCCCGTGCGCGTGGGAGAACGAAGAGTACTCACCGGCGCCGTACGGACCCAGGCGATGCACTCCATCGCCGTGAGCAGGCGCGTAGACGGGCGAGTAggacggcgctgcagaagcatgCTGAGAGCCGCTTCCGAACTCACCGTTCGCCACCGCCGAGTCTGGCCCCTTGGAGCctccggcagcagctgcgccccGTGGAGCTGGCGGTGGGCAGTCGGCGAGGCACGGCATGTAGTTGGCCACATCCTGGTCAGACGGCAGGCGACCGAAATcgcgggcgaagcggcgcgcccACTCGCATagcagccgcgctcgcggctcgccgtaCACCTGGGAAACAGGCACACAACGCGGAGCAAGCAGTGAGAGTCTGCATTCCGGACTCTCAGCAGATTTTGCGTCTTCCAGGCCTCTTCAGATGTTTTGCGATCACACAGGCGGAACTCGGGTCCAGGAAGAGAAGCAGGCCGTCGCCATAGAG
This window harbors:
- a CDS encoding hypothetical protein (encoded by transcript BESB_036290) — translated: MATTFHADTLDMGSDDPGAELHALGVASFPFGIFDSTGASGWADPGRRGHDARFLSSFENTGDTCLPPEHAQVSSSGALYQDGGYNSFLHSVPSSNYPQAFHSDASAFSDTGGNSTTNADYDAPGARPEQTEERHGDSSDMSSTHQPCGSSHYAAAPESPLQPSWFPNQMMSPADSSHAYAYHEAPSHGEATSFSDAPAGRMANAGGCESLGGAAPTSQVDSAAVGEHFSSYAAPHYARTAAAPRHPFAQEGCGLEESSASPATCASAPSHLVEDRDRDEQSKAATQQTSTKKRNRRRKRGGADSEEDVDGEKTKAGSQSADTGNACSESLASAPNSVTAAAEEIYSTCQLAESLKRRRMSQSLSPLCLSEDAERAKARASPYSLAENDEQGPTSFSPFPVPPSSCMPVQMEPQGERLQNDGPRDGRSMSLAPDTVTRSFPLAALRLGMNSQESFVSSSGVECCSDGYTLSRKPTESTTHPSFSSSSSQSYSPPISSGRGSPHLEPKPAPAISSEEERERSEDEKTLFSFTLPPREAEAHGREPDRGLSPLPPSALAQANAGGVAPQQGGVTGAQDAGLDCSSQSPSKRLVKRLDPAREDESTKKVAARANRAPTKKKATAKGEEADGKGLNEEPATPVKRKRGPPQPAKMYFHKKKEAWRAEVLIDGTKRQKSFSCKVYGEPRARLLCEWARRFARDFGRLPSDQDVANYMPCLADCPPPAPRGAAAAGGSKGPDSAVANGEFGSGSQHASAAPSYSPVYAPAHGDGVHRLGPYGAGEYSSFSHAHGPAGQAIGGQQAAPSQVSEEAHAQFFGGGNGGQPPSQTSYPFYVDSQGGQSGPVVPCASQNTRWEAETRDWEHLQGGARGGEGAHSDMQTSRYMQPPHGWFDCHQLPSYPPQFRPQQAPQPYYPTQQGAPGDGHGHPSAASGESADSMSAAGCAPSQQLAWEEERRRANSHGAFQSFASAQPSREFDLQASGARGREDEAQRRFGFREEDHGHGAVGSVREKLRDGGEDIAPSAAHHFCFQPHPPGGFYAQRAAGAERDSENVCREDTGQIHEMRFDAYRRGPLPQEVLAGDTSRDAFDRFAPPHPAGVSSGPSFGPSTSSTPSQHSTPSPLPSSLPAAGPAHPTFSHQSSDESLRCMPQHPSFCEASRPDSPRRTFQLSSPPSPFSSSTCAGTNAGSFPSSSVAGMGTAPPVAPAPAGEQSFCAFPSPFISDGPLPPFPLPYGLGEENVFSGHPSSCFGMPAQSSPAPQPPSSALPSFAPQGSSGSSLPYGYSNLSGSYAPAPGSQFQATVPGMYCHPFLSSAQAPSTVFSPPPNALPSYAGDSSFLASVPAACGEASSAFNPRPLLGAVELAADVAAASLSTLEKRAFDLLSQTLQELRAASASSFPAFPLSGADSGLRASSFRVPLPLLHSTNTLLNQLEDPFSGFSLDPWGRPLPSAVLPATSDYQRHAAAAAPSPVSASSDANAASGSAGRATYYVLDSSRSGGCFQTATTDEGAAGLHAKGLGELPSGGCSREASVVGGGEGDRSERDTNSSSPAQEQESLPRCRSGSSGEGVFSVATTQEGEEDNRKKSGVFEDVEGFSAFVQKRREMNIAAGARFDELDGLKTLTRPRGGRMKRFNVGKKPFSGVRGIYFQQGAWKVRYRGDQEEVLKVFPYTHGDLESMWTQFALARQFLRQVIAKGRQLHDSDGEGLSDEDPAWLHRQGLTQASCVTRGRARRGGPGSSRSSSLSSSQARSRLSLYREAFSSEAASGYSLRARRHEAGAVCVAGGFSDAAHHVDGHSLSSSECASFPSRGASHAESALWGESSGRTHGRRSADAPGDPCVFFTASPRCRRTQSASSARRLERGAGESQRPLTAKEFFGSLFRPALFGPSSERWGARTEQARAEADGLARQRAAWNGAAEAGELRDGLRHQRGCLSAARGQAGSDVTLSISGGDGSRATGSRAPMGEAREEGGACGECVRETGEEVDAGGASGGGARGVVDLYPSPAASLAPSASWVFEKTSAAEAETAAPREGEPSPVAETADAAAAHDYPPVECTFSSGVAGLSREKEFEVLTSYAWDVPRRYLGGGARPEWGALPNLPLLLHDRHERLLTTSFGSSDSPLSAFSAALRAPGPGGSAGASEALASGGLDVGPWIPLF